Proteins co-encoded in one Arthrobacter globiformis genomic window:
- a CDS encoding FBP domain-containing protein, producing MQAITPQQIRSSFINATRSEAARLTLPKNLDSQEWDTLDFLGWRDEKMPLRGYLVVPGPKGLTGIMLRAPEGGAKKNRSVLCELCRDVFSKEDVLLWVAKRAGQSGRDGNTVGTLICADFLCSENVRKEPPANEINPDPAAVVLRQIEGLQNRTGHFLKRVQQS from the coding sequence ATGCAGGCAATCACGCCGCAACAGATCCGTTCATCCTTTATCAACGCCACCCGTTCGGAGGCCGCAAGGCTCACCCTGCCCAAAAACCTCGATTCCCAGGAATGGGACACCCTGGACTTCCTGGGCTGGCGGGACGAAAAGATGCCGCTTCGGGGGTATTTGGTAGTGCCCGGGCCAAAAGGCCTGACCGGGATTATGCTCCGCGCACCCGAGGGCGGTGCCAAGAAGAACCGCTCGGTGCTTTGTGAGTTGTGCCGGGATGTGTTCTCCAAGGAGGATGTGCTCCTTTGGGTGGCCAAACGCGCTGGCCAGTCCGGTCGTGACGGGAACACCGTTGGCACGTTGATCTGCGCAGACTTCCTGTGCAGCGAGAACGTGCGAAAGGAGCCTCCGGCCAACGAGATCAACCCGGACCCTGCGGCCGTCGTCCTCCGCCAGATTGAGGGCCTCCAAAACCGCACGGGGCACTTTCTCAAGCGGGTCCAGCAAAGCTAG